AACAGGTAAGTGCGAGTTCCAGGGAACCCAGAAGAGAAAGGGGGGATAGGGGGCGCGGTGAGAAGTGGCCTAGGTAACGCCACCACAAACGTGGCGGGGGGAAGAATGGCAGGGGGAGGTTGAGGGCCGTCCAACAGCATCGCTAGTAGCTGGGAGGAGGCGGGCGAGGGGGCGTGTAGGCCCGCTAATTGGACCACGCTGACCTGGCAACAATCTGTCCCGGTGTGGCTCTCGGAGGCGCCGCATCCGCCTTCCATTTCGCAGCTATCCGTCACTGGCTGACCGCAGCAACAGACAAAGCGGGGCTTATCATCCATAAGAGAGCAAGCAAAGATTTCCTGGGATTGGGTACCCAGACCCATAAGCAGAAAAATCCCCACCATTATCTGCCGCAGCCGGAGATGGCGAAATAATCTCATGTGCTAAAGTTTATGAGCAATCATGATCCCGAGCAAGCGCCGACCCGCTGCTGGATTAATCCTCTACTATTGCCAATTCGTGATGTAACTTCGCAAGTGCCCGGTTCTCTTCTGCTGCTTCCTTATAACGGCGGGTTAAGTTTTGGTAGTGCAGAACCATATAGCTACGGATATTAGGGTAAACGTCGGTGATTTTTTTATATACTTTGGCCAGTTCTTGATATTCTTCCGATTTTTTTTCTAAGCGCTTGGCTTCTTCTTCATAATGGGCCACTAACCGCTCATGGTCAGCCTTGGTTTTGGCGTTGGCAATTGCCTCTTCAATGTGCTCGATCTCTGATCCTTGGCTATGGGCAAGCATGGGTGCAAGAATAAAGGCTATTGTCAGCACCATTTTTGGTACGAGCCCTCCATAAATTCTGTTCATTGTATTGTCTCCTTTGCAAGATCCCGTTTGACTTGTTCAATCAATCTCCCCCGCTTGTGGGCGGAGGCGTTCAATATCATCCCCCCGTTTTTTAACCCAACGCCTAACAGTGATATTAGAAACGCCGCTCAAGCATTTAATACCACGAAAACCAATCCCTTCAAGATAAAGTTTTATACACCGTTTTTTATAGCCTCGATACCGCGGCATTTCTGACAAGGCATAAAACTTTATCTCAAATTGCAATGGTCTATCCTTGAAATAGAAATTTAGAGAAAGTGTTTTGGCACGTCTATATAAAAAATAATCTCTCCTCCGGTGTTTTTAATGAAAATAAGCCATTCCCCCAGAGCGTGTAACCGCCTACCGGTTTTAGGAATAATAGCCCTTGCTTTGCTATTCATATTCACCAGTTGCGCAAGTCATAACCTCCCTTCCCTGGGGGGACAGCCAGGACAAGGCGCACTTTTTGAACCTGAAAACGGGACCATTGCCGCCTCGCCTGAGCAGACCGGGGAAGGGAAGCCATTGTTTGGCGGCGTCTCATCCCCCGAGCCTGTGCTAACAGAGGGAGAAGCGCTTTCCTTGAGCAAGTTAGAGGCCCTCGCGCGGCAACACAATCCTACTTTGGCCCAGGCCAAAGCCCAGATCCAGTCAGAACATGCCAAGGCCCTGGAAGCGGGGCTTTATCCCAATCCGGTCATAGGATATATCGGTGAGCAAATCAGCGTGCGGGGAACCGTGGGTGAATTTCAAGGGGGATTTATCCGCCAGAAAATCGTCACGGCGGGGAAGCTGCGCTTGAGCCGTGAGAAATACCAAGCCCGCGCTTCTGCCGCGGAGCTTCTTGCCCTGGCCCAGATGTACCGGGTGATTAACGCGGTGCGTATGCAGTTTTACCGGACCTTGGGCGCCGAGCGTAAGCTTGAGGTTCAACAAGAGCTGCTAGAGACGGCGGAAGATAGGCAGGTGACGGTGCAGGAGATGTTCAACGTGGGACAGGCCAATCGGGCCGATCTTCACCAGACACGGGTTCTACGCCAGGCGCAGCTACTCAATGTGCAGCAGGCGGAGAATGATTTGGCCATGGAGCGGGAAACTCTGGGAGCGATTATTGGTTTGTTGCAACCCCTGGGGGAGGTGACGGGGAAGTTGGAAGCTCCTTTGCGGCACCTGGTGTGGGAAGAGGCTCTGGAGCGGCTATTGGCGGAGAGCCCAGAGCTGGCCGCAGCCCATGCCAATCTTAAAGCCGATGAAATTATGGTGCAGCGGGAAAAAGTGGAACCTATTCCCAATCTATTTATTGAAGGCTCTGCCGGCCGAAACTTTGAGGCTTCCGAGACCGTCTATGGGGTGAGGGCTTTTGTGGAAGTACCCCTTTTTGATTGGAATCAAGGCACCATTCGGCAGGCTAAAGCAGATTGGCGACGCCAGCGCAATGAGGTGCGCCGGACGGAACTCAGCTTGCGCCAATCCTTGGCCGACTGGTTTCGCCGTTTTCGCACCGCGCTGCAAAAGGTCACGGAGTATCAAAATGTCATTTTGCCCCAATCGGAGCAGCGCTATGTCACGCGCCTTAAAAGCTATCGGGCGGATCGGGAAACCTGGCCGGGGGTGTTGGAAGCACAGCAAGACTTTTTTCATCGTGGCCTGATTTATATTGACCAACTGGTAGCTTGG
This sequence is a window from Nitrosococcus oceani ATCC 19707. Protein-coding genes within it:
- a CDS encoding TolC family protein, yielding MKISHSPRACNRLPVLGIIALALLFIFTSCASHNLPSLGGQPGQGALFEPENGTIAASPEQTGEGKPLFGGVSSPEPVLTEGEALSLSKLEALARQHNPTLAQAKAQIQSEHAKALEAGLYPNPVIGYIGEQISVRGTVGEFQGGFIRQKIVTAGKLRLSREKYQARASAAELLALAQMYRVINAVRMQFYRTLGAERKLEVQQELLETAEDRQVTVQEMFNVGQANRADLHQTRVLRQAQLLNVQQAENDLAMERETLGAIIGLLQPLGEVTGKLEAPLRHLVWEEALERLLAESPELAAAHANLKADEIMVQREKVEPIPNLFIEGSAGRNFEASETVYGVRAFVEVPLFDWNQGTIRQAKADWRRQRNEVRRTELSLRQSLADWFRRFRTALQKVTEYQNVILPQSEQRYVTRLKSYRADRETWPGVLEAQQDFFHRGLIYIDQLVAWRQAQVAIDGFLLVGGLEPPAGVVPPGHIDSVPKPR